From the genome of Hymenobacter cellulosilyticus, one region includes:
- a CDS encoding tellurite resistance TerB family protein has product MFGFFENEQTKKVKSHLMNLAALAKADGHIDEREMSFIVAVGKKNGMRADDVRSIVANSGSVNLVLPDNDSERFDQIFDLVDMMLADGIVDDHEMDFCIGMAEKLGFRKAIVGVLVRKISIGVKDGLPREQIKTESESFLNYNGTHPKGSGL; this is encoded by the coding sequence ATGTTTGGCTTTTTTGAAAACGAGCAAACCAAGAAAGTGAAGAGTCACCTCATGAATCTGGCGGCGCTGGCGAAGGCCGACGGCCACATTGATGAGCGGGAAATGAGCTTCATCGTGGCGGTGGGAAAGAAAAACGGCATGCGGGCCGATGACGTGCGTTCCATCGTAGCTAACTCGGGGTCGGTGAACCTGGTGCTGCCCGACAACGACTCGGAGCGGTTCGACCAGATTTTTGACCTGGTGGACATGATGCTGGCCGACGGCATCGTGGACGACCACGAAATGGACTTCTGTATTGGCATGGCCGAAAAGCTGGGCTTCCGCAAAGCCATTGTGGGCGTGCTAGTGCGCAAAATCTCTATCGGCGTGAAGGACGGCCTGCCCCGGGAGCAAATCAAAACTGAGTCGGAGTCCTTCCTCAACTACAACGGCACCCATCCCAAAGGCAGCGGCCTGTAG
- a CDS encoding aspartate aminotransferase family protein, giving the protein MLTPRQLFLRHQAQTSDFPLLLEIERAEGVYMYDTSGRRILDLISGIGVSNVGHRHPRVIQAIQNQLDKYLHLMVYGELVQAPPAELAYALHQTLPEYLDSVYFTNSGAEAIEGALKLAKRHTGRTELISCHNAYHGSTHGALSITGSEGFKNSYRPLLPDVRHIHFNELADLELITERTAAVVVETVQGEAGVRVPLPGYLPALRERCRQVGALLILDEIQCGFGRTGSFWAFEQFGVQPDILVCAKGMGGGMPIGAFISSTEIMAGFKTNPILGHCTTFGGHPVSCAASLATLRVIQEENLLAGVHEKAALFRRLLQHPAIRQVRGHGLLMAVEFDSFAVLKPIIDHALAHEGILTDWFLFCDNSLRIAPPLTISEAEIEEGCAALLRAIEAVV; this is encoded by the coding sequence ATGCTTACTCCGCGCCAGCTGTTTTTGCGCCACCAGGCCCAAACATCCGACTTTCCCTTGTTGCTTGAAATCGAGCGGGCTGAGGGGGTGTACATGTACGATACCAGTGGCCGCCGCATCCTGGATTTGATTTCGGGCATTGGGGTGAGCAACGTGGGCCACCGCCACCCGCGCGTCATTCAGGCCATTCAAAACCAGCTCGATAAGTATCTGCACCTGATGGTGTACGGCGAACTGGTGCAGGCTCCACCGGCCGAGCTGGCCTACGCCCTGCACCAGACGTTGCCCGAGTATCTGGACAGCGTGTATTTCACCAATTCCGGGGCCGAGGCCATTGAGGGAGCCCTGAAGCTGGCTAAGCGCCATACCGGTCGTACTGAGCTGATTTCCTGCCACAATGCCTACCACGGCTCCACTCACGGGGCGCTGTCCATCACCGGCTCCGAGGGCTTCAAGAACAGCTACCGGCCCCTGCTGCCCGACGTGCGCCACATCCACTTCAACGAGCTAGCCGACCTGGAACTGATTACCGAGCGCACGGCCGCCGTGGTCGTCGAAACGGTGCAGGGCGAAGCCGGCGTGCGGGTGCCGCTGCCCGGGTATCTGCCCGCGCTGCGGGAGCGGTGCCGGCAGGTAGGCGCTTTGCTCATTCTTGACGAAATTCAGTGCGGCTTCGGGCGCACCGGTTCGTTCTGGGCCTTCGAGCAGTTCGGCGTGCAGCCCGATATTCTGGTGTGCGCCAAGGGCATGGGCGGCGGCATGCCCATCGGGGCCTTTATTTCGTCTACGGAAATCATGGCCGGCTTCAAGACCAACCCGATTCTGGGCCACTGCACCACATTTGGCGGCCACCCGGTGTCGTGCGCCGCTTCGCTAGCTACGCTGCGCGTGATTCAGGAGGAAAACCTGCTGGCGGGCGTGCACGAAAAAGCCGCCCTGTTTCGGCGGCTTCTGCAGCATCCGGCCATCCGGCAGGTGCGGGGTCACGGCCTGTTGATGGCCGTGGAATTCGACTCCTTCGCCGTGCTCAAACCCATTATCGACCATGCCCTAGCGCACGAAGGAATTCTGACCGACTGGTTTCTGTTCTGCGACAACTCCCTGCGCATTGCCCCGCCTCTCACCATTTCGGAAGCCGAAATCGAGGAAGGCTGCGCGGCCCTGCTGCGGGCTATAGAAGCTGTGGTTTAG